In Bacillota bacterium, a single genomic region encodes these proteins:
- the gnd gene encoding decarboxylating NADP(+)-dependent phosphogluconate dehydrogenase yields MGKADIGLIGLAVMGENLVLNMESKGFTVAVYNRTVQRVTDFVEGRAKGKNIIGTYSLEELVDSLKTPRKVMLMVKAGQPVDDFIERLIPLLDKGDIIIDGGNSHFEDTNRRTKRVEEAGLLYIGTGVSGGEEGALKGPSIMPGGSPAAWETVKPILQSISAKVGEKGVPCCQWVGKEGAGHFVKTVHNGIEYGDMQLISEAYYIMKHALGLSAQEMHEVFAEWNKGELDSYLIEITSDILAKVDKETGQPLVELILDAAGQKGTGKWTSQAALDLGIATPTITEAVFARCLSAIKDERVAASKVLTGPEVNFEGDRDAFVEDIRQALYASKICSYAQGFALMRDASREWDWDLNLGEIALMWREGCIIRAQFLERIKEAFDANPDLPNLLVAPYFKEAVDKAQPGWRRVVATAAQLGLPIPAFSSALSYFDGYRRETISANMIQAQRDYFGAHTYKRVDKPGVFHTEWLAPGSEAESVPQD; encoded by the coding sequence ATGGGTAAAGCGGACATTGGATTAATTGGCTTAGCGGTAATGGGAGAAAACCTTGTCCTCAACATGGAAAGCAAAGGTTTTACCGTTGCCGTCTACAACCGAACTGTCCAAAGAGTTACGGATTTTGTTGAAGGTCGGGCTAAGGGCAAAAATATTATCGGTACTTACTCGTTGGAGGAATTGGTTGATTCTTTGAAGACTCCGCGCAAGGTTATGCTGATGGTTAAAGCGGGTCAACCGGTGGATGATTTTATTGAGCGGTTAATTCCGCTGCTTGATAAAGGCGACATTATTATTGATGGCGGCAACTCTCATTTTGAAGATACTAACCGCCGCACTAAGAGAGTTGAAGAAGCAGGACTCCTGTATATCGGAACCGGTGTATCCGGTGGTGAAGAGGGAGCTTTAAAAGGCCCAAGCATTATGCCCGGTGGTTCTCCGGCAGCATGGGAAACTGTAAAACCGATTCTCCAAAGCATCTCTGCCAAAGTTGGCGAGAAAGGAGTTCCCTGCTGTCAGTGGGTTGGCAAAGAAGGTGCCGGCCACTTTGTTAAAACTGTGCACAACGGTATTGAATACGGCGATATGCAGCTCATTTCTGAAGCATATTATATCATGAAGCATGCTTTAGGCTTAAGCGCCCAGGAAATGCACGAAGTATTTGCCGAGTGGAATAAAGGTGAACTGGACAGCTATTTAATCGAGATTACCAGCGATATTTTGGCCAAGGTTGATAAAGAAACTGGGCAGCCATTAGTAGAGTTAATTCTGGATGCTGCCGGACAAAAAGGTACCGGTAAATGGACTTCTCAGGCTGCTCTTGATCTGGGAATCGCTACTCCTACTATTACTGAGGCTGTATTCGCCAGATGCTTGTCAGCGATCAAAGATGAGCGAGTGGCTGCTTCGAAAGTGCTTACCGGTCCAGAAGTAAACTTTGAAGGCGATCGGGATGCCTTTGTTGAGGACATCCGGCAGGCGCTTTACGCATCGAAGATCTGTTCCTATGCCCAAGGGTTCGCTTTAATGCGGGATGCCTCCCGTGAATGGGACTGGGATCTAAATCTTGGTGAAATCGCGTTAATGTGGCGTGAAGGCTGCATTATTAGAGCTCAATTCCTTGAGCGGATTAAGGAAGCATTTGATGCAAATCCGGATCTGCCGAATCTTCTGGTAGCTCCCTACTTCAAAGAAGCTGTAGATAAAGCTCAACCGGGTTGGCGCAGAGTAGTTGCCACAGCAGCTCAACTAGGACTGCCAATTCCTGCGTTCAGCTCAGCCTTATCGTACTTTGATGGATACCGCCGGGAAACTATATCGGCAAATATGATTCAAGCTCAGCGTGATTATTTCGGAGCCCATACCTACAAACGTGTTGATAAACCGGGAGTTTTCCATACAGAGTGGTTGGCTCCTGGCAGCGAAGCAGAAAGCGTTCCTCAAGACTAA
- a CDS encoding TIM barrel protein: protein MKRVRIGTAGIPTSAKPRTSKAGVTKLEELGLDCMELEFVRGVRMKEKSARELRIVCEEAGIELTAHAPYYINLNSKEPEKISASKERILQAARIGWAAGAKSVTFHAAYYHDSDHEEVYARVKQELVEVRSKLDDEGIYIHLRPETTGSPTQFGTVEEIVRLAVEIPGVYSCIDFSHLYARSLGAYNTYEEICGVLEFVKSELGTAALDQLHMHFSGIEYGPKGERKHLILAEAENNYQAVLQALVDYNVGGWLICESPNLEEDALILKHEYNQIIQKTKEE from the coding sequence TTGAAGAGAGTACGGATTGGCACAGCCGGAATCCCCACCTCTGCCAAACCGCGCACATCTAAAGCAGGTGTGACAAAGCTGGAAGAATTGGGCTTAGATTGCATGGAATTGGAGTTTGTCAGAGGAGTGCGGATGAAAGAAAAATCTGCCCGGGAACTTCGGATAGTGTGTGAAGAAGCAGGAATTGAACTAACTGCGCACGCCCCCTATTATATCAATCTTAATTCTAAGGAACCGGAAAAGATAAGCGCCAGCAAGGAGCGAATTCTCCAGGCAGCCCGGATCGGCTGGGCAGCCGGTGCGAAAAGCGTTACCTTTCATGCGGCCTATTACCATGACTCCGATCATGAAGAGGTATATGCGCGGGTTAAGCAGGAATTAGTTGAGGTCCGCTCGAAGCTTGACGATGAAGGTATTTATATCCATCTGCGCCCGGAAACCACCGGTTCGCCCACTCAATTTGGCACAGTTGAAGAAATAGTGCGTTTGGCTGTTGAAATTCCGGGTGTATATTCCTGCATTGATTTTTCTCATCTCTACGCCCGCAGTCTCGGCGCTTATAATACATATGAGGAGATCTGCGGAGTTTTGGAATTTGTTAAATCCGAATTGGGTACAGCCGCTTTAGATCAGCTGCACATGCATTTTTCGGGCATCGAATATGGACCTAAGGGTGAGCGAAAACACTTGATTTTAGCTGAAGCGGAAAATAATTACCAAGCTGTCCTCCAAGCGCTGGTTGATTACAATGTCGGCGGATGGCTGATATGCGAAAGTCCAAATTTGGAAGAAGATGCTTTAATCTTAAAGCATGAATATAATCAAATCATCCAAAAAACAAAGGAGGAGTAA
- a CDS encoding YlbF family regulator, translating into MDVRTTAKQLADALVGSEEYQRLKQAREEIEAHQAAKIMLRDFHKKQLELQKQHLEGRPVTDSQTEELGKLYEVLNINPYIRELFEAEFAFHKLMMDVQEVLSDAIGLEPLYDMDDEEEEQIEDEIQKATRKLWTPGN; encoded by the coding sequence GTGGATGTTAGAACAACGGCTAAACAATTAGCCGACGCGCTGGTTGGGAGCGAAGAATATCAGCGGTTAAAACAGGCGAGAGAGGAAATTGAAGCTCATCAGGCAGCTAAGATCATGCTCAGAGACTTCCATAAAAAACAGCTCGAGCTGCAAAAACAGCACTTAGAGGGCAGACCGGTTACTGATTCTCAAACAGAAGAACTGGGTAAATTATATGAAGTATTAAATATAAATCCCTATATCCGGGAGTTATTTGAAGCTGAGTTTGCCTTTCACAAACTGATGATGGATGTTCAGGAAGTCCTCAGTGATGCTATCGGTCTCGAACCACTATATGATATGGATGACGAGGAAGAAGAGCAGATCGAGGATGAGATTCAAAAAGCTACCCGAAAACTGTGGACCCCGGGAAATTAG
- the ychF gene encoding redox-regulated ATPase YchF gives MKIGIIGLPQSGKTTLFQLLTNVEAKANLRANTGIARVMDPRIAELSKIFQPKKTTYATIEMVDVAGLTAGQNKKGNELLNAIRDVDAVVQVLRAFRSDIVPTADGRIEPMRDLTQIQSELILADWSLLETRLERLEKERVKNKNYAQEKAVLTKCREALEADVPLWTVDFTEDEDKLIRGYDFLTRKPLLLVVNVDEEQMQEDDFPQKAELEAWAEERHIPIIVVSAQIEVEISQLDEEDKELFMADLGISESGIERLSRAVYAHLGLISYFTVGSDEVRAWTITEGTNAKEAAGKIHSDIERGFIRAEVVSYEDFIALGSIAKVKEKGLFRLEGKEYIVQDGDIISFRFNV, from the coding sequence TTGAAGATCGGAATCATTGGACTGCCGCAGAGCGGCAAAACTACTCTATTTCAACTGTTAACTAATGTAGAAGCTAAAGCAAATCTGAGAGCTAATACAGGTATTGCTCGGGTGATGGACCCGAGAATAGCAGAGTTATCAAAGATTTTTCAACCCAAAAAGACAACATATGCCACCATTGAAATGGTGGATGTAGCCGGATTGACTGCAGGGCAGAATAAAAAAGGCAATGAGCTGTTGAATGCAATACGGGATGTGGATGCGGTAGTGCAGGTGCTGCGGGCTTTTCGCAGCGATATTGTACCAACAGCTGATGGCAGAATTGAGCCGATGCGTGATTTAACCCAGATTCAGTCAGAACTGATTTTAGCAGACTGGAGTCTGCTTGAAACAAGGCTGGAGCGGCTGGAAAAAGAGAGAGTCAAGAATAAGAACTATGCCCAGGAAAAGGCAGTTTTAACTAAATGCAGAGAAGCTTTGGAAGCAGATGTACCGCTGTGGACTGTTGATTTTACTGAAGATGAGGATAAACTGATCCGCGGCTACGACTTTCTAACCCGCAAGCCTCTGCTTTTGGTTGTTAATGTTGATGAAGAGCAGATGCAGGAAGATGATTTTCCGCAAAAAGCTGAGCTGGAAGCATGGGCAGAGGAGCGCCACATTCCCATTATCGTAGTCAGCGCGCAGATTGAAGTTGAGATCAGCCAACTGGATGAGGAAGATAAGGAGCTGTTTATGGCTGATTTAGGCATCAGCGAATCCGGCATCGAAAGGCTGTCGCGGGCAGTATATGCGCACTTAGGACTGATATCGTATTTTACCGTCGGGTCAGATGAAGTTAGGGCCTGGACCATTACCGAAGGTACTAATGCCAAGGAGGCTGCAGGTAAAATTCATTCAGATATTGAGCGGGGCTTTATTCGGGCTGAGGTAGTAAGCTATGAGGATTTCATCGCGTTGGGAAGCATCGCAAAAGTTAAGGAAAAGGGCCTTTTTCGGTTAGAGGGTAAAGAATATATTGTTCAGGATGGCGATATTATCAGCTTTAGGTTTAATGTTTAA
- a CDS encoding bifunctional 4-hydroxy-2-oxoglutarate aldolase/2-dehydro-3-deoxy-phosphogluconate aldolase, which translates to MKYKIEVFEKMLESRVVAVLRKIDTTKVVPLAKALVDGGINSIEITMDTENALQAIADVRKALGDKIAVGAGTVLDPEAGRAAMLAGAQFLVAPTLNVDLIRLGNRYGRMVVPGCMTPTEIQQACEAGADVIKVFPAGVVTANFFKNVLGPLDHITLMATGGVSIDNAKEYRAKGVDVLGVGGNLVDKEAIAAGEFEKITAYAAKLVEEAK; encoded by the coding sequence ATGAAATACAAAATCGAAGTGTTTGAAAAAATGCTGGAAAGCAGAGTCGTTGCCGTACTGCGCAAAATTGACACCACTAAAGTAGTACCTCTGGCAAAGGCTTTAGTAGACGGCGGAATCAATTCCATCGAAATTACCATGGATACAGAAAACGCCCTCCAAGCAATCGCTGACGTCCGCAAAGCTTTAGGGGACAAAATTGCTGTTGGAGCAGGTACTGTTTTAGATCCGGAAGCCGGCCGCGCAGCTATGCTGGCAGGAGCTCAATTCCTCGTAGCTCCAACACTCAATGTTGATTTAATTCGCTTAGGCAACCGCTACGGCCGCATGGTAGTGCCGGGCTGCATGACACCTACCGAGATTCAGCAGGCCTGCGAAGCCGGTGCTGATGTTATTAAGGTATTCCCGGCTGGAGTTGTAACCGCTAACTTCTTTAAGAACGTGCTTGGTCCCCTCGATCACATTACCCTAATGGCTACAGGCGGAGTAAGCATCGATAACGCTAAAGAGTACCGTGCTAAGGGTGTAGACGTCTTAGGTGTAGGTGGAAATCTTGTCGATAAAGAGGCAATTGCCGCAGGAGAATTTGAAAAGATTACCGCTTATGCAGCCAAACTTGTCGAAGAAGCAAAATAA
- a CDS encoding Gfo/Idh/MocA family oxidoreductase, which produces MKKYAVCGVSNRAIGMFITPIVERFSHNSQVVGLLDIDPRRFEVCKEKLPQTKDVAVYTPDQFEQMIEEQKPDALIVAGVDCTHAEYIIKGLEHDLDVITEKPMATTSEDCNAILAAEAKSKGRVIVTFNYRYAPIHSKIRELVLEGKVGRITSVDLNWYIDTYHGASYFKRWNRERDKSGGLSIHKCTHHFDLVNWWIGQKPVEVFAYGALNYYGSEGGLNPRKVDGRHCGDCPDSSNCIYYMRWTSRSADAMPKDDHLGALGKVERPYTNYRPDRCIYDSEIDIEDTYTVTVKFDEGALLSYSCNFSTPYEGYRLAINGTKGRIETMEFHAPSRVPFPTPVQTIDYFPLFGAKETIHVVSRKGGHGGGDPILLEDIFLGVDPNRSYEILSGALDGAYSVITGEAVWKSVKENRPIRIDELLKA; this is translated from the coding sequence TTGAAGAAATATGCAGTATGTGGTGTTAGCAACAGGGCAATAGGTATGTTTATTACACCAATTGTGGAGAGGTTTTCTCATAACAGCCAGGTTGTGGGATTGCTGGATATTGATCCAAGAAGATTTGAAGTCTGCAAAGAAAAACTTCCTCAGACAAAAGATGTGGCTGTTTACACGCCGGATCAGTTTGAGCAGATGATTGAAGAACAAAAACCGGATGCTCTGATCGTTGCAGGAGTAGACTGCACTCATGCGGAGTATATAATCAAAGGATTAGAGCATGATTTAGATGTCATTACCGAAAAACCAATGGCAACTACCAGTGAGGACTGCAATGCAATCTTAGCCGCAGAAGCAAAGAGCAAGGGTAGAGTAATCGTTACTTTCAACTACCGCTATGCACCAATTCATTCCAAAATTCGCGAACTGGTTTTAGAAGGCAAAGTTGGCAGAATTACATCTGTTGACCTAAACTGGTACATTGATACCTATCATGGTGCCAGCTACTTTAAACGCTGGAACCGCGAGCGGGACAAATCTGGTGGATTATCAATCCACAAATGTACTCACCATTTTGACCTGGTAAATTGGTGGATCGGGCAAAAACCGGTAGAAGTTTTTGCCTATGGTGCGCTTAACTACTATGGATCTGAAGGCGGCTTGAATCCTCGCAAAGTGGATGGCCGCCACTGCGGAGATTGTCCGGACAGCAGCAACTGCATCTATTATATGCGCTGGACCAGCCGCAGCGCTGATGCAATGCCAAAAGATGATCACCTCGGCGCTTTAGGTAAGGTTGAAAGACCCTACACTAACTACCGCCCAGATCGCTGCATTTATGATTCGGAAATCGATATTGAAGATACTTACACAGTTACTGTGAAATTTGATGAAGGTGCTTTATTAAGCTATTCGTGTAACTTCTCAACACCTTATGAGGGATACCGCTTAGCGATCAATGGTACTAAGGGACGGATTGAGACTATGGAGTTCCACGCTCCGTCACGGGTTCCTTTCCCAACTCCGGTTCAAACCATTGATTACTTCCCATTATTTGGTGCTAAGGAAACAATTCATGTAGTCAGCCGCAAAGGCGGACACGGCGGCGGAGACCCGATCTTACTCGAGGATATTTTCCTGGGTGTTGATCCAAACAGATCCTATGAAATTCTCTCCGGTGCGCTCGATGGTGCTTATTCAGTTATAACCGGCGAGGCTGTCTGGAAATCGGTTAAAGAAAACCGTCCCATCAGAATCGACGAGTTATTAAAGGCATAG